The following are encoded in a window of Clarias gariepinus isolate MV-2021 ecotype Netherlands chromosome 8, CGAR_prim_01v2, whole genome shotgun sequence genomic DNA:
- the slc25a16 gene encoding graves disease carrier protein isoform X2: protein MLKTCLCFSADESSMATEASVSSTGRSQVAGGNTVQRDYYYFFRSFAAGGVAGCCAKTTIAPLDRVKILLQAHNPHYKHLGVLATLRAVPKKEGLLGLYKGNGAMMVRIFPYGAIQFMAFDTYKKFLSTRLGISGHVHRLMAGSMAGMTAVICTYPLDVIRARLAFQVTGEHRYTGIGNAFQTIYLKEGGIAGFYRGLIPTIIGMAPYAGFSFFTFGTLKSLGLAHFPGILGKPSLDNPDVLVLKTHVNLLCGGVAGAIAQTISYPLDVARRRMQLGTALPDADKCLSLTKTLKHVYNQYGIKNGLYRGLSLNYIRCVPSQAVAFTTYEFMKQVLHLN from the exons ATGCTAAAGACATGCCTGTGCTTTAGTGCTGACGAATCCAGCATGGCAACTGAGGCGTCTGTCTCTTCCACTGGTCGGTCTCAGGTTGCAGGAGGAAACACTGTGCAAAGAGACTACTACTACTTTTTCCGCTCCTTTGCAGCAGGAG GTGTAGCAGGATGTTGCGCCAAAACCACTATTGCACCTCTGGACAGAGTGAAGATTTTACTTCAGGCTCATAACCCTCATTACAAACACTTAG GAGTGCTTGCTACACTCAGGGCTGTACCAAAAAAAGAGGGTCTCCTCGGGCTGTACAAAGGAAATGGGGCCATGATGGTCAGGATCTTTCCATATGGAGCCATTCAGTTTATGGCCTTTGACACCTATAAAAAG TTCCTTAGTACCCGACTTGGTATATCTGGGCATGTTCATCGGCTAATGGCTGGGTCTATGGCAG GGATGACTGCGGTTATTTGTACGTATCCCCTTGATGTTATTCGCGCTCGCCTGGCATTTCAGGTGACCGGAGAGCATCGCTACACTGGCATAGGAAATGCCTTTCAGACCATTTACCTAAAG gaGGGGGGCATCGCTGGATTCTACCGTGGTTTAATTCCAACCATCATTGGCATGGCTCCTTATGCAG gattttcttttttcacttttggaACACTCAAGAGTCTGGGACTGGCTCATTTCCCAGGGATCCTGGGAAAGCCATCTCTGGACAACCCTGATGTCCTGGTTCTGAAGACGCACGTTAACCTGCTTTGCGGAGGAGTAGCGGGGGCCATCGCTCAAACCATATC ATATCCCCTGGATGTGGCCAGGAGGAGAATGCAGCTGGGAACAGCACTCCCTGATGCCGACAAATGTCT CTCCCTTACAAAGACACTTAAGCATGTGTATAATCAATACGGGATTAAAAACGGACTGTACCGCGGCCTGTCTCTCAACTACATCCGCTGTGTACCATCACAAGCCGTCGCCTTCACCACTTACGAGTTTATGAAGCAAGTCCTGCACTTGAACTAG
- the slc25a16 gene encoding graves disease carrier protein isoform X3, which translates to MATEASVSSTGRSQVAGGNTVQRDYYYFFRSFAAGGVAGCCAKTTIAPLDRVKILLQAHNPHYKHLGVLATLRAVPKKEGLLGLYKGNGAMMVRIFPYGAIQFMAFDTYKKFLSTRLGISGHVHRLMAGSMAGMTAVICTYPLDVIRARLAFQVTGEHRYTGIGNAFQTIYLKEGGIAGFYRGLIPTIIGMAPYAGFSFFTFGTLKSLGLAHFPGILGKPSLDNPDVLVLKTHVNLLCGGVAGAIAQTISYPLDVARRRMQLGTALPDADKCLSLTKTLKHVYNQYGIKNGLYRGLSLNYIRCVPSQAVAFTTYEFMKQVLHLN; encoded by the exons ATGGCAACTGAGGCGTCTGTCTCTTCCACTGGTCGGTCTCAGGTTGCAGGAGGAAACACTGTGCAAAGAGACTACTACTACTTTTTCCGCTCCTTTGCAGCAGGAG GTGTAGCAGGATGTTGCGCCAAAACCACTATTGCACCTCTGGACAGAGTGAAGATTTTACTTCAGGCTCATAACCCTCATTACAAACACTTAG GAGTGCTTGCTACACTCAGGGCTGTACCAAAAAAAGAGGGTCTCCTCGGGCTGTACAAAGGAAATGGGGCCATGATGGTCAGGATCTTTCCATATGGAGCCATTCAGTTTATGGCCTTTGACACCTATAAAAAG TTCCTTAGTACCCGACTTGGTATATCTGGGCATGTTCATCGGCTAATGGCTGGGTCTATGGCAG GGATGACTGCGGTTATTTGTACGTATCCCCTTGATGTTATTCGCGCTCGCCTGGCATTTCAGGTGACCGGAGAGCATCGCTACACTGGCATAGGAAATGCCTTTCAGACCATTTACCTAAAG gaGGGGGGCATCGCTGGATTCTACCGTGGTTTAATTCCAACCATCATTGGCATGGCTCCTTATGCAG gattttcttttttcacttttggaACACTCAAGAGTCTGGGACTGGCTCATTTCCCAGGGATCCTGGGAAAGCCATCTCTGGACAACCCTGATGTCCTGGTTCTGAAGACGCACGTTAACCTGCTTTGCGGAGGAGTAGCGGGGGCCATCGCTCAAACCATATC ATATCCCCTGGATGTGGCCAGGAGGAGAATGCAGCTGGGAACAGCACTCCCTGATGCCGACAAATGTCT CTCCCTTACAAAGACACTTAAGCATGTGTATAATCAATACGGGATTAAAAACGGACTGTACCGCGGCCTGTCTCTCAACTACATCCGCTGTGTACCATCACAAGCCGTCGCCTTCACCACTTACGAGTTTATGAAGCAAGTCCTGCACTTGAACTAG
- the slc25a16 gene encoding graves disease carrier protein isoform X1, with the protein MSLDCGKKPEYPEETHQEHGEHANSMHTEMEIEPDRKSNPEAVLTTTPPFRQSADESSMATEASVSSTGRSQVAGGNTVQRDYYYFFRSFAAGGVAGCCAKTTIAPLDRVKILLQAHNPHYKHLGVLATLRAVPKKEGLLGLYKGNGAMMVRIFPYGAIQFMAFDTYKKFLSTRLGISGHVHRLMAGSMAGMTAVICTYPLDVIRARLAFQVTGEHRYTGIGNAFQTIYLKEGGIAGFYRGLIPTIIGMAPYAGFSFFTFGTLKSLGLAHFPGILGKPSLDNPDVLVLKTHVNLLCGGVAGAIAQTISYPLDVARRRMQLGTALPDADKCLSLTKTLKHVYNQYGIKNGLYRGLSLNYIRCVPSQAVAFTTYEFMKQVLHLN; encoded by the exons aaacccaccaagaacatggagaacatgcaaactccatgcacacagagatggaaatCGAGCCTgaccggaaatcgaacccagaggcagtgctaaccactacaccaccgttcCGCCAGAG TGCTGACGAATCCAGCATGGCAACTGAGGCGTCTGTCTCTTCCACTGGTCGGTCTCAGGTTGCAGGAGGAAACACTGTGCAAAGAGACTACTACTACTTTTTCCGCTCCTTTGCAGCAGGAG GTGTAGCAGGATGTTGCGCCAAAACCACTATTGCACCTCTGGACAGAGTGAAGATTTTACTTCAGGCTCATAACCCTCATTACAAACACTTAG GAGTGCTTGCTACACTCAGGGCTGTACCAAAAAAAGAGGGTCTCCTCGGGCTGTACAAAGGAAATGGGGCCATGATGGTCAGGATCTTTCCATATGGAGCCATTCAGTTTATGGCCTTTGACACCTATAAAAAG TTCCTTAGTACCCGACTTGGTATATCTGGGCATGTTCATCGGCTAATGGCTGGGTCTATGGCAG GGATGACTGCGGTTATTTGTACGTATCCCCTTGATGTTATTCGCGCTCGCCTGGCATTTCAGGTGACCGGAGAGCATCGCTACACTGGCATAGGAAATGCCTTTCAGACCATTTACCTAAAG gaGGGGGGCATCGCTGGATTCTACCGTGGTTTAATTCCAACCATCATTGGCATGGCTCCTTATGCAG gattttcttttttcacttttggaACACTCAAGAGTCTGGGACTGGCTCATTTCCCAGGGATCCTGGGAAAGCCATCTCTGGACAACCCTGATGTCCTGGTTCTGAAGACGCACGTTAACCTGCTTTGCGGAGGAGTAGCGGGGGCCATCGCTCAAACCATATC ATATCCCCTGGATGTGGCCAGGAGGAGAATGCAGCTGGGAACAGCACTCCCTGATGCCGACAAATGTCT CTCCCTTACAAAGACACTTAAGCATGTGTATAATCAATACGGGATTAAAAACGGACTGTACCGCGGCCTGTCTCTCAACTACATCCGCTGTGTACCATCACAAGCCGTCGCCTTCACCACTTACGAGTTTATGAAGCAAGTCCTGCACTTGAACTAG